The Arctopsyche grandis isolate Sample6627 chromosome 10, ASM5162203v2, whole genome shotgun sequence genome window below encodes:
- the Amph gene encoding amphiphysin isoform X7: MAESKSALIAKTVQKHAGRAKEKILQNLGKVDRTADEIFDEHLQNFTRQQNQATRLQKEFNNYIRCIRAAQTASKSLMEAISEVYESNWSGHDLLYAQAQNMEMLWQDYSHKLGDQVLIPLNTYQGQFPETRKKIDKRGRKLVDYDSQRHSFQGLQANAAKRRDDVKITRGREMMEEAKRTYEILNSELHDELPALHDSRILFLVTNLQTLFASEQVFHSESSKVCCNVYNELEAIVDKLATDSQRGSYTIKKPILGTLPSLQHNNISPPSSPNNGKNNSLNSQNGNATPTNTIQRATLSNLPPGVLYRVRATYRYTREDQDELSFEVGDTIRVIEYEDPDEQEEGWLMGIKENSNDKGMFPANFTRPI; encoded by the exons ATACTTCAAAATTTGGGAAAAGTAGACCGCACCGCGGACGAAATCTTCGATGAACATCTTCAAAATTTCACTCGCCAACAGAATCAGGCGACAAGGTTACAAAAGGAGTTCAACAATTACATACGATGTATCAGAG CTGCACAAACagcgtcaaaatctttgatggAGGCTATATCGGAAGTGTACGAGAGCAATTGGTCGGGACATGATTTGCTCTACGCTCAAGCTCAAAATATGGAAATGCTTTGGCAAGATTACTCGCATAAGCTTGGCGATCAAGTTTTAATCCCTCTGAACACTTACCAGGGACAGTTTCCTGAAACAAGG aaaaaaattgacaaaagagGTCGTAAACTTGTTGATTACGATAGTCAAAGACACAGCTTCCAAGGACTTCAAGCAAATGCTGCTAAGAGGAGAGACGATGTTAAG ATTACCCGAGGTAGAGAAATGATGGAAGAAGCGAAGAGAACATATGAAATCCTCAATTCTGAATTGCACGACGAGTTGCCGGCACTCCACGATTCCCGCATTCTGTTTTTGGTTACCAACTTGCAAACTTTATTCGCTTCTGAACAGGTCTTTCATTCTGAAAGTTCTAAGGTGTGTTGTAAT GTTTACAATGAATTAGAAGCAATTGTTGACAAATTGGCAACTGACTCTCAGCGGGGCTCATACACTATTAAGAAACCAATACTCGGGACTCTACCTAGTCTACAGCATAACAATATTTCACCGCCTTCGTCTCCTAATAATGGCAAGAATAATTCACTCAATTCTCAGAATGGAAATGCTACCCCTACAAATACCATACAAC GAGCTACTCTGTCCAATTTACCTCCAGGTGTACTTTATCGAGTTCGTGCCACTTACCGTTACACCAGAGAAGATCAAGATGAACTTTCATTTGAAGTTGGAGACACCATAAGAGTTATCGAGTACGAGGATCCCGATGAGCAG gaGGAAGGGTGGTTGATGGGCATTAAAGAGAATTCCAACGACAAAGGAATGTTCCCTGCGAACTTTACCCGTCCCATATGA
- the Amph gene encoding amphiphysin isoform X3 encodes MAESKSALIAKTVQKHAGRAKEKILQNLGKVDRTADEIFDEHLQNFTRQQNQATRLQKEFNNYIRCIRAAQTASKSLMEAISEVYESNWSGHDLLYAQAQNMEMLWQDYSHKLGDQVLIPLNTYQGQFPETRKKIDKRGRKLVDYDSQRHSFQGLQANAAKRRDDVKITRGREMMEEAKRTYEILNSELHDELPALHDSRILFLVTNLQTLFASEQVFHSESSKVYNELEAIVDKLATDSQRGSYTIKKPILGTLPSLQHNNISPPSSPNNGKNNSLNSQNGNATPTNTIQPAWSENSPSTPEKSSPVTDKPSTPVTPNSPELIKKVEDETVEKAPASPVVNGNGTHKPQENNNQKVEELYDIPVGATLSNLPPGVLYRVRATYRYTREDQDELSFEVGDTIRVIEYEDPDEQVLEEGWLMGIKENSNDKGMFPANFTRPI; translated from the exons ATACTTCAAAATTTGGGAAAAGTAGACCGCACCGCGGACGAAATCTTCGATGAACATCTTCAAAATTTCACTCGCCAACAGAATCAGGCGACAAGGTTACAAAAGGAGTTCAACAATTACATACGATGTATCAGAG CTGCACAAACagcgtcaaaatctttgatggAGGCTATATCGGAAGTGTACGAGAGCAATTGGTCGGGACATGATTTGCTCTACGCTCAAGCTCAAAATATGGAAATGCTTTGGCAAGATTACTCGCATAAGCTTGGCGATCAAGTTTTAATCCCTCTGAACACTTACCAGGGACAGTTTCCTGAAACAAGG aaaaaaattgacaaaagagGTCGTAAACTTGTTGATTACGATAGTCAAAGACACAGCTTCCAAGGACTTCAAGCAAATGCTGCTAAGAGGAGAGACGATGTTAAG ATTACCCGAGGTAGAGAAATGATGGAAGAAGCGAAGAGAACATATGAAATCCTCAATTCTGAATTGCACGACGAGTTGCCGGCACTCCACGATTCCCGCATTCTGTTTTTGGTTACCAACTTGCAAACTTTATTCGCTTCTGAACAGGTCTTTCATTCTGAAAGTTCTAAG GTTTACAATGAATTAGAAGCAATTGTTGACAAATTGGCAACTGACTCTCAGCGGGGCTCATACACTATTAAGAAACCAATACTCGGGACTCTACCTAGTCTACAGCATAACAATATTTCACCGCCTTCGTCTCCTAATAATGGCAAGAATAATTCACTCAATTCTCAGAATGGAAATGCTACCCCTACAAATACCATACAAC CAGCATGGAGTGAGAATTCACCATCCACTCCTGAAAAATCGTCTCCGGTAACGGACAAACCGTCGACCCCAGTCACTCCAAATTCTCCTGAATTGATTAAGAAAGTCGAAGATGAAACTGTTGAAAAAGCTCCAGCTTCTCCAGTTGTAAACGGCAACGGTACACATAAGCCACAAGAAAATAATAACCAAAAGGTTGAGGAATTATATGACATACCAGTTG GAGCTACTCTGTCCAATTTACCTCCAGGTGTACTTTATCGAGTTCGTGCCACTTACCGTTACACCAGAGAAGATCAAGATGAACTTTCATTTGAAGTTGGAGACACCATAAGAGTTATCGAGTACGAGGATCCCGATGAGCAGGTACTT gaGGAAGGGTGGTTGATGGGCATTAAAGAGAATTCCAACGACAAAGGAATGTTCCCTGCGAACTTTACCCGTCCCATATGA
- the Amph gene encoding amphiphysin isoform X2, giving the protein MAESKSALIAKTVQKHAGRAKEKILQNLGKVDRTADEIFDEHLQNFTRQQNQATRLQKEFNNYIRCIRAAQTASKSLMEAISEVYESNWSGHDLLYAQAQNMEMLWQDYSHKLGDQVLIPLNTYQGQFPETRKKIDKRGRKLVDYDSQRHSFQGLQANAAKRRDDVKITRGREMMEEAKRTYEILNSELHDELPALHDSRILFLVTNLQTLFASEQVFHSESSKVCCNVYNELEAIVDKLATDSQRGSYTIKKPILGTLPSLQHNNISPPSSPNNGKNNSLNSQNGNATPTNTIQPWSENSPSTPEKSSPVTDKPSTPVTPNSPELIKKVEDETVEKAPASPVVNGNGTHKPQENNNQKVEELYDIPVGATLSNLPPGVLYRVRATYRYTREDQDELSFEVGDTIRVIEYEDPDEQEEGWLMGIKENSNDKGMFPANFTRPI; this is encoded by the exons ATACTTCAAAATTTGGGAAAAGTAGACCGCACCGCGGACGAAATCTTCGATGAACATCTTCAAAATTTCACTCGCCAACAGAATCAGGCGACAAGGTTACAAAAGGAGTTCAACAATTACATACGATGTATCAGAG CTGCACAAACagcgtcaaaatctttgatggAGGCTATATCGGAAGTGTACGAGAGCAATTGGTCGGGACATGATTTGCTCTACGCTCAAGCTCAAAATATGGAAATGCTTTGGCAAGATTACTCGCATAAGCTTGGCGATCAAGTTTTAATCCCTCTGAACACTTACCAGGGACAGTTTCCTGAAACAAGG aaaaaaattgacaaaagagGTCGTAAACTTGTTGATTACGATAGTCAAAGACACAGCTTCCAAGGACTTCAAGCAAATGCTGCTAAGAGGAGAGACGATGTTAAG ATTACCCGAGGTAGAGAAATGATGGAAGAAGCGAAGAGAACATATGAAATCCTCAATTCTGAATTGCACGACGAGTTGCCGGCACTCCACGATTCCCGCATTCTGTTTTTGGTTACCAACTTGCAAACTTTATTCGCTTCTGAACAGGTCTTTCATTCTGAAAGTTCTAAGGTGTGTTGTAAT GTTTACAATGAATTAGAAGCAATTGTTGACAAATTGGCAACTGACTCTCAGCGGGGCTCATACACTATTAAGAAACCAATACTCGGGACTCTACCTAGTCTACAGCATAACAATATTTCACCGCCTTCGTCTCCTAATAATGGCAAGAATAATTCACTCAATTCTCAGAATGGAAATGCTACCCCTACAAATACCATACAAC CATGGAGTGAGAATTCACCATCCACTCCTGAAAAATCGTCTCCGGTAACGGACAAACCGTCGACCCCAGTCACTCCAAATTCTCCTGAATTGATTAAGAAAGTCGAAGATGAAACTGTTGAAAAAGCTCCAGCTTCTCCAGTTGTAAACGGCAACGGTACACATAAGCCACAAGAAAATAATAACCAAAAGGTTGAGGAATTATATGACATACCAGTTG GAGCTACTCTGTCCAATTTACCTCCAGGTGTACTTTATCGAGTTCGTGCCACTTACCGTTACACCAGAGAAGATCAAGATGAACTTTCATTTGAAGTTGGAGACACCATAAGAGTTATCGAGTACGAGGATCCCGATGAGCAG gaGGAAGGGTGGTTGATGGGCATTAAAGAGAATTCCAACGACAAAGGAATGTTCCCTGCGAACTTTACCCGTCCCATATGA
- the Amph gene encoding amphiphysin isoform X8 translates to MAESKSALIAKTVQKHAGRAKEKILQNLGKVDRTADEIFDEHLQNFTRQQNQATRLQKEFNNYIRCIRAAQTASKSLMEAISEVYESNWSGHDLLYAQAQNMEMLWQDYSHKLGDQVLIPLNTYQGQFPETRKKIDKRGRKLVDYDSQRHSFQGLQANAAKRRDDVKITRGREMMEEAKRTYEILNSELHDELPALHDSRILFLVTNLQTLFASEQVFHSESSKVYNELEAIVDKLATDSQRGSYTIKKPILGTLPSLQHNNISPPSSPNNGKNNSLNSQNGNATPTNTIQRATLSNLPPGVLYRVRATYRYTREDQDELSFEVGDTIRVIEYEDPDEQVLEEGWLMGIKENSNDKGMFPANFTRPI, encoded by the exons ATACTTCAAAATTTGGGAAAAGTAGACCGCACCGCGGACGAAATCTTCGATGAACATCTTCAAAATTTCACTCGCCAACAGAATCAGGCGACAAGGTTACAAAAGGAGTTCAACAATTACATACGATGTATCAGAG CTGCACAAACagcgtcaaaatctttgatggAGGCTATATCGGAAGTGTACGAGAGCAATTGGTCGGGACATGATTTGCTCTACGCTCAAGCTCAAAATATGGAAATGCTTTGGCAAGATTACTCGCATAAGCTTGGCGATCAAGTTTTAATCCCTCTGAACACTTACCAGGGACAGTTTCCTGAAACAAGG aaaaaaattgacaaaagagGTCGTAAACTTGTTGATTACGATAGTCAAAGACACAGCTTCCAAGGACTTCAAGCAAATGCTGCTAAGAGGAGAGACGATGTTAAG ATTACCCGAGGTAGAGAAATGATGGAAGAAGCGAAGAGAACATATGAAATCCTCAATTCTGAATTGCACGACGAGTTGCCGGCACTCCACGATTCCCGCATTCTGTTTTTGGTTACCAACTTGCAAACTTTATTCGCTTCTGAACAGGTCTTTCATTCTGAAAGTTCTAAG GTTTACAATGAATTAGAAGCAATTGTTGACAAATTGGCAACTGACTCTCAGCGGGGCTCATACACTATTAAGAAACCAATACTCGGGACTCTACCTAGTCTACAGCATAACAATATTTCACCGCCTTCGTCTCCTAATAATGGCAAGAATAATTCACTCAATTCTCAGAATGGAAATGCTACCCCTACAAATACCATACAAC GAGCTACTCTGTCCAATTTACCTCCAGGTGTACTTTATCGAGTTCGTGCCACTTACCGTTACACCAGAGAAGATCAAGATGAACTTTCATTTGAAGTTGGAGACACCATAAGAGTTATCGAGTACGAGGATCCCGATGAGCAGGTACTT gaGGAAGGGTGGTTGATGGGCATTAAAGAGAATTCCAACGACAAAGGAATGTTCCCTGCGAACTTTACCCGTCCCATATGA
- the Amph gene encoding amphiphysin isoform X6 has product MAESKSALIAKTVQKHAGRAKEKILQNLGKVDRTADEIFDEHLQNFTRQQNQATRLQKEFNNYIRCIRAAQTASKSLMEAISEVYESNWSGHDLLYAQAQNMEMLWQDYSHKLGDQVLIPLNTYQGQFPETRKKIDKRGRKLVDYDSQRHSFQGLQANAAKRRDDVKITRGREMMEEAKRTYEILNSELHDELPALHDSRILFLVTNLQTLFASEQVFHSESSKVYNELEAIVDKLATDSQRGSYTIKKPILGTLPSLQHNNISPPSSPNNGKNNSLNSQNGNATPTNTIQPWSENSPSTPEKSSPVTDKPSTPVTPNSPELIKKVEDETVEKAPASPVVNGNGTHKPQENNNQKVEELYDIPVGATLSNLPPGVLYRVRATYRYTREDQDELSFEVGDTIRVIEYEDPDEQEEGWLMGIKENSNDKGMFPANFTRPI; this is encoded by the exons ATACTTCAAAATTTGGGAAAAGTAGACCGCACCGCGGACGAAATCTTCGATGAACATCTTCAAAATTTCACTCGCCAACAGAATCAGGCGACAAGGTTACAAAAGGAGTTCAACAATTACATACGATGTATCAGAG CTGCACAAACagcgtcaaaatctttgatggAGGCTATATCGGAAGTGTACGAGAGCAATTGGTCGGGACATGATTTGCTCTACGCTCAAGCTCAAAATATGGAAATGCTTTGGCAAGATTACTCGCATAAGCTTGGCGATCAAGTTTTAATCCCTCTGAACACTTACCAGGGACAGTTTCCTGAAACAAGG aaaaaaattgacaaaagagGTCGTAAACTTGTTGATTACGATAGTCAAAGACACAGCTTCCAAGGACTTCAAGCAAATGCTGCTAAGAGGAGAGACGATGTTAAG ATTACCCGAGGTAGAGAAATGATGGAAGAAGCGAAGAGAACATATGAAATCCTCAATTCTGAATTGCACGACGAGTTGCCGGCACTCCACGATTCCCGCATTCTGTTTTTGGTTACCAACTTGCAAACTTTATTCGCTTCTGAACAGGTCTTTCATTCTGAAAGTTCTAAG GTTTACAATGAATTAGAAGCAATTGTTGACAAATTGGCAACTGACTCTCAGCGGGGCTCATACACTATTAAGAAACCAATACTCGGGACTCTACCTAGTCTACAGCATAACAATATTTCACCGCCTTCGTCTCCTAATAATGGCAAGAATAATTCACTCAATTCTCAGAATGGAAATGCTACCCCTACAAATACCATACAAC CATGGAGTGAGAATTCACCATCCACTCCTGAAAAATCGTCTCCGGTAACGGACAAACCGTCGACCCCAGTCACTCCAAATTCTCCTGAATTGATTAAGAAAGTCGAAGATGAAACTGTTGAAAAAGCTCCAGCTTCTCCAGTTGTAAACGGCAACGGTACACATAAGCCACAAGAAAATAATAACCAAAAGGTTGAGGAATTATATGACATACCAGTTG GAGCTACTCTGTCCAATTTACCTCCAGGTGTACTTTATCGAGTTCGTGCCACTTACCGTTACACCAGAGAAGATCAAGATGAACTTTCATTTGAAGTTGGAGACACCATAAGAGTTATCGAGTACGAGGATCCCGATGAGCAG gaGGAAGGGTGGTTGATGGGCATTAAAGAGAATTCCAACGACAAAGGAATGTTCCCTGCGAACTTTACCCGTCCCATATGA
- the Amph gene encoding amphiphysin isoform X5 encodes MAESKSALIAKTVQKHAGRAKEKILQNLGKVDRTADEIFDEHLQNFTRQQNQATRLQKEFNNYIRCIRAAQTASKSLMEAISEVYESNWSGHDLLYAQAQNMEMLWQDYSHKLGDQVLIPLNTYQGQFPETRKKIDKRGRKLVDYDSQRHSFQGLQANAAKRRDDVKITRGREMMEEAKRTYEILNSELHDELPALHDSRILFLVTNLQTLFASEQVFHSESSKVYNELEAIVDKLATDSQRGSYTIKKPILGTLPSLQHNNISPPSSPNNGKNNSLNSQNGNATPTNTIQPAWSENSPSTPEKSSPVTDKPSTPVTPNSPELIKKVEDETVEKAPASPVVNGNGTHKPQENNNQKVEELYDIPVGATLSNLPPGVLYRVRATYRYTREDQDELSFEVGDTIRVIEYEDPDEQEEGWLMGIKENSNDKGMFPANFTRPI; translated from the exons ATACTTCAAAATTTGGGAAAAGTAGACCGCACCGCGGACGAAATCTTCGATGAACATCTTCAAAATTTCACTCGCCAACAGAATCAGGCGACAAGGTTACAAAAGGAGTTCAACAATTACATACGATGTATCAGAG CTGCACAAACagcgtcaaaatctttgatggAGGCTATATCGGAAGTGTACGAGAGCAATTGGTCGGGACATGATTTGCTCTACGCTCAAGCTCAAAATATGGAAATGCTTTGGCAAGATTACTCGCATAAGCTTGGCGATCAAGTTTTAATCCCTCTGAACACTTACCAGGGACAGTTTCCTGAAACAAGG aaaaaaattgacaaaagagGTCGTAAACTTGTTGATTACGATAGTCAAAGACACAGCTTCCAAGGACTTCAAGCAAATGCTGCTAAGAGGAGAGACGATGTTAAG ATTACCCGAGGTAGAGAAATGATGGAAGAAGCGAAGAGAACATATGAAATCCTCAATTCTGAATTGCACGACGAGTTGCCGGCACTCCACGATTCCCGCATTCTGTTTTTGGTTACCAACTTGCAAACTTTATTCGCTTCTGAACAGGTCTTTCATTCTGAAAGTTCTAAG GTTTACAATGAATTAGAAGCAATTGTTGACAAATTGGCAACTGACTCTCAGCGGGGCTCATACACTATTAAGAAACCAATACTCGGGACTCTACCTAGTCTACAGCATAACAATATTTCACCGCCTTCGTCTCCTAATAATGGCAAGAATAATTCACTCAATTCTCAGAATGGAAATGCTACCCCTACAAATACCATACAAC CAGCATGGAGTGAGAATTCACCATCCACTCCTGAAAAATCGTCTCCGGTAACGGACAAACCGTCGACCCCAGTCACTCCAAATTCTCCTGAATTGATTAAGAAAGTCGAAGATGAAACTGTTGAAAAAGCTCCAGCTTCTCCAGTTGTAAACGGCAACGGTACACATAAGCCACAAGAAAATAATAACCAAAAGGTTGAGGAATTATATGACATACCAGTTG GAGCTACTCTGTCCAATTTACCTCCAGGTGTACTTTATCGAGTTCGTGCCACTTACCGTTACACCAGAGAAGATCAAGATGAACTTTCATTTGAAGTTGGAGACACCATAAGAGTTATCGAGTACGAGGATCCCGATGAGCAG gaGGAAGGGTGGTTGATGGGCATTAAAGAGAATTCCAACGACAAAGGAATGTTCCCTGCGAACTTTACCCGTCCCATATGA
- the Amph gene encoding amphiphysin isoform X1: protein MAESKSALIAKTVQKHAGRAKEKILQNLGKVDRTADEIFDEHLQNFTRQQNQATRLQKEFNNYIRCIRAAQTASKSLMEAISEVYESNWSGHDLLYAQAQNMEMLWQDYSHKLGDQVLIPLNTYQGQFPETRKKIDKRGRKLVDYDSQRHSFQGLQANAAKRRDDVKITRGREMMEEAKRTYEILNSELHDELPALHDSRILFLVTNLQTLFASEQVFHSESSKVCCNVYNELEAIVDKLATDSQRGSYTIKKPILGTLPSLQHNNISPPSSPNNGKNNSLNSQNGNATPTNTIQPAWSENSPSTPEKSSPVTDKPSTPVTPNSPELIKKVEDETVEKAPASPVVNGNGTHKPQENNNQKVEELYDIPVGATLSNLPPGVLYRVRATYRYTREDQDELSFEVGDTIRVIEYEDPDEQEEGWLMGIKENSNDKGMFPANFTRPI, encoded by the exons ATACTTCAAAATTTGGGAAAAGTAGACCGCACCGCGGACGAAATCTTCGATGAACATCTTCAAAATTTCACTCGCCAACAGAATCAGGCGACAAGGTTACAAAAGGAGTTCAACAATTACATACGATGTATCAGAG CTGCACAAACagcgtcaaaatctttgatggAGGCTATATCGGAAGTGTACGAGAGCAATTGGTCGGGACATGATTTGCTCTACGCTCAAGCTCAAAATATGGAAATGCTTTGGCAAGATTACTCGCATAAGCTTGGCGATCAAGTTTTAATCCCTCTGAACACTTACCAGGGACAGTTTCCTGAAACAAGG aaaaaaattgacaaaagagGTCGTAAACTTGTTGATTACGATAGTCAAAGACACAGCTTCCAAGGACTTCAAGCAAATGCTGCTAAGAGGAGAGACGATGTTAAG ATTACCCGAGGTAGAGAAATGATGGAAGAAGCGAAGAGAACATATGAAATCCTCAATTCTGAATTGCACGACGAGTTGCCGGCACTCCACGATTCCCGCATTCTGTTTTTGGTTACCAACTTGCAAACTTTATTCGCTTCTGAACAGGTCTTTCATTCTGAAAGTTCTAAGGTGTGTTGTAAT GTTTACAATGAATTAGAAGCAATTGTTGACAAATTGGCAACTGACTCTCAGCGGGGCTCATACACTATTAAGAAACCAATACTCGGGACTCTACCTAGTCTACAGCATAACAATATTTCACCGCCTTCGTCTCCTAATAATGGCAAGAATAATTCACTCAATTCTCAGAATGGAAATGCTACCCCTACAAATACCATACAAC CAGCATGGAGTGAGAATTCACCATCCACTCCTGAAAAATCGTCTCCGGTAACGGACAAACCGTCGACCCCAGTCACTCCAAATTCTCCTGAATTGATTAAGAAAGTCGAAGATGAAACTGTTGAAAAAGCTCCAGCTTCTCCAGTTGTAAACGGCAACGGTACACATAAGCCACAAGAAAATAATAACCAAAAGGTTGAGGAATTATATGACATACCAGTTG GAGCTACTCTGTCCAATTTACCTCCAGGTGTACTTTATCGAGTTCGTGCCACTTACCGTTACACCAGAGAAGATCAAGATGAACTTTCATTTGAAGTTGGAGACACCATAAGAGTTATCGAGTACGAGGATCCCGATGAGCAG gaGGAAGGGTGGTTGATGGGCATTAAAGAGAATTCCAACGACAAAGGAATGTTCCCTGCGAACTTTACCCGTCCCATATGA
- the Amph gene encoding amphiphysin isoform X4, translated as MAESKSALIAKTVQKHAGRAKEKILQNLGKVDRTADEIFDEHLQNFTRQQNQATRLQKEFNNYIRCIRAAQTASKSLMEAISEVYESNWSGHDLLYAQAQNMEMLWQDYSHKLGDQVLIPLNTYQGQFPETRKKIDKRGRKLVDYDSQRHSFQGLQANAAKRRDDVKITRGREMMEEAKRTYEILNSELHDELPALHDSRILFLVTNLQTLFASEQVFHSESSKVYNELEAIVDKLATDSQRGSYTIKKPILGTLPSLQHNNISPPSSPNNGKNNSLNSQNGNATPTNTIQPWSENSPSTPEKSSPVTDKPSTPVTPNSPELIKKVEDETVEKAPASPVVNGNGTHKPQENNNQKVEELYDIPVGATLSNLPPGVLYRVRATYRYTREDQDELSFEVGDTIRVIEYEDPDEQVLEEGWLMGIKENSNDKGMFPANFTRPI; from the exons ATACTTCAAAATTTGGGAAAAGTAGACCGCACCGCGGACGAAATCTTCGATGAACATCTTCAAAATTTCACTCGCCAACAGAATCAGGCGACAAGGTTACAAAAGGAGTTCAACAATTACATACGATGTATCAGAG CTGCACAAACagcgtcaaaatctttgatggAGGCTATATCGGAAGTGTACGAGAGCAATTGGTCGGGACATGATTTGCTCTACGCTCAAGCTCAAAATATGGAAATGCTTTGGCAAGATTACTCGCATAAGCTTGGCGATCAAGTTTTAATCCCTCTGAACACTTACCAGGGACAGTTTCCTGAAACAAGG aaaaaaattgacaaaagagGTCGTAAACTTGTTGATTACGATAGTCAAAGACACAGCTTCCAAGGACTTCAAGCAAATGCTGCTAAGAGGAGAGACGATGTTAAG ATTACCCGAGGTAGAGAAATGATGGAAGAAGCGAAGAGAACATATGAAATCCTCAATTCTGAATTGCACGACGAGTTGCCGGCACTCCACGATTCCCGCATTCTGTTTTTGGTTACCAACTTGCAAACTTTATTCGCTTCTGAACAGGTCTTTCATTCTGAAAGTTCTAAG GTTTACAATGAATTAGAAGCAATTGTTGACAAATTGGCAACTGACTCTCAGCGGGGCTCATACACTATTAAGAAACCAATACTCGGGACTCTACCTAGTCTACAGCATAACAATATTTCACCGCCTTCGTCTCCTAATAATGGCAAGAATAATTCACTCAATTCTCAGAATGGAAATGCTACCCCTACAAATACCATACAAC CATGGAGTGAGAATTCACCATCCACTCCTGAAAAATCGTCTCCGGTAACGGACAAACCGTCGACCCCAGTCACTCCAAATTCTCCTGAATTGATTAAGAAAGTCGAAGATGAAACTGTTGAAAAAGCTCCAGCTTCTCCAGTTGTAAACGGCAACGGTACACATAAGCCACAAGAAAATAATAACCAAAAGGTTGAGGAATTATATGACATACCAGTTG GAGCTACTCTGTCCAATTTACCTCCAGGTGTACTTTATCGAGTTCGTGCCACTTACCGTTACACCAGAGAAGATCAAGATGAACTTTCATTTGAAGTTGGAGACACCATAAGAGTTATCGAGTACGAGGATCCCGATGAGCAGGTACTT gaGGAAGGGTGGTTGATGGGCATTAAAGAGAATTCCAACGACAAAGGAATGTTCCCTGCGAACTTTACCCGTCCCATATGA
- the Amph gene encoding amphiphysin isoform X9 codes for MAESKSALIAKTVQKHAGRAKEKILQNLGKVDRTADEIFDEHLQNFTRQQNQATRLQKEFNNYIRCIRAAQTASKSLMEAISEVYESNWSGHDLLYAQAQNMEMLWQDYSHKLGDQVLIPLNTYQGQFPETRKKIDKRGRKLVDYDSQRHSFQGLQANAAKRRDDVKITRGREMMEEAKRTYEILNSELHDELPALHDSRILFLVTNLQTLFASEQVFHSESSKVYNELEAIVDKLATDSQRGSYTIKKPILGTLPSLQHNNISPPSSPNNGKNNSLNSQNGNATPTNTIQRATLSNLPPGVLYRVRATYRYTREDQDELSFEVGDTIRVIEYEDPDEQEEGWLMGIKENSNDKGMFPANFTRPI; via the exons ATACTTCAAAATTTGGGAAAAGTAGACCGCACCGCGGACGAAATCTTCGATGAACATCTTCAAAATTTCACTCGCCAACAGAATCAGGCGACAAGGTTACAAAAGGAGTTCAACAATTACATACGATGTATCAGAG CTGCACAAACagcgtcaaaatctttgatggAGGCTATATCGGAAGTGTACGAGAGCAATTGGTCGGGACATGATTTGCTCTACGCTCAAGCTCAAAATATGGAAATGCTTTGGCAAGATTACTCGCATAAGCTTGGCGATCAAGTTTTAATCCCTCTGAACACTTACCAGGGACAGTTTCCTGAAACAAGG aaaaaaattgacaaaagagGTCGTAAACTTGTTGATTACGATAGTCAAAGACACAGCTTCCAAGGACTTCAAGCAAATGCTGCTAAGAGGAGAGACGATGTTAAG ATTACCCGAGGTAGAGAAATGATGGAAGAAGCGAAGAGAACATATGAAATCCTCAATTCTGAATTGCACGACGAGTTGCCGGCACTCCACGATTCCCGCATTCTGTTTTTGGTTACCAACTTGCAAACTTTATTCGCTTCTGAACAGGTCTTTCATTCTGAAAGTTCTAAG GTTTACAATGAATTAGAAGCAATTGTTGACAAATTGGCAACTGACTCTCAGCGGGGCTCATACACTATTAAGAAACCAATACTCGGGACTCTACCTAGTCTACAGCATAACAATATTTCACCGCCTTCGTCTCCTAATAATGGCAAGAATAATTCACTCAATTCTCAGAATGGAAATGCTACCCCTACAAATACCATACAAC GAGCTACTCTGTCCAATTTACCTCCAGGTGTACTTTATCGAGTTCGTGCCACTTACCGTTACACCAGAGAAGATCAAGATGAACTTTCATTTGAAGTTGGAGACACCATAAGAGTTATCGAGTACGAGGATCCCGATGAGCAG gaGGAAGGGTGGTTGATGGGCATTAAAGAGAATTCCAACGACAAAGGAATGTTCCCTGCGAACTTTACCCGTCCCATATGA